In Persicimonas caeni, a single window of DNA contains:
- a CDS encoding WD40 repeat domain-containing protein, giving the protein MKQLLAASLIGCVALAGCADVDEGPAESGWSVGGETTVGMSADCAETVEPSWFTEQPSMWYQPSFFGFSPNSGLLLRADSVMASAVAYRAADGEEFYAGVGPYSHAVDAHWRLEARGQAYTNDIDVVDRATDEVLATVELGDTSSWVPAASFGPQGELFTVFSCVETGLRVSVWSIADDASVLDVELDTGERCNGYYSPNPEIAYTPDAGALVLTLPSTGELVHVDLREERVTSVLAHEPAEGDHNMLPVEGILDLAVHPTGEFAATSGVDGKVRFWTLPGLEPVGEPLTAGVAAVNLNTYAPPHRVSPLEWTPDGRLLAMMSPSGDMVLRERTGETVSTLVSPEFEGWIPEGTTDGIVNPPMAIAFDENGRIGVGSYLSAGIWTCGEEVIDHREGGLDAQIELEGPEELRAGRRGVFHARVEGADAPMVMRLVVDGEQQLWPQRGGSFNWHAYEPGTYHVVLEVDDGTASATREMTVEVTPDTTLER; this is encoded by the coding sequence ATGAAACAATTGCTCGCTGCGTCATTGATTGGCTGTGTTGCTCTCGCAGGGTGTGCGGACGTCGACGAAGGGCCGGCCGAGTCGGGTTGGTCGGTCGGCGGCGAGACCACCGTGGGCATGTCGGCGGACTGCGCCGAGACGGTCGAGCCGAGCTGGTTCACCGAGCAGCCCTCGATGTGGTACCAGCCGTCGTTCTTCGGGTTTTCGCCCAACTCGGGCTTGCTGTTGCGTGCCGACTCGGTGATGGCGAGCGCGGTGGCGTACCGGGCGGCCGACGGCGAGGAGTTCTACGCTGGCGTCGGGCCGTACAGCCACGCCGTCGACGCGCACTGGAGGCTCGAGGCACGCGGTCAGGCGTACACCAACGATATCGACGTCGTCGATCGCGCGACCGACGAGGTGTTGGCGACCGTCGAACTCGGCGACACATCCAGCTGGGTGCCGGCCGCGTCGTTCGGCCCGCAGGGCGAACTCTTCACCGTGTTCTCGTGTGTCGAGACAGGCCTTCGCGTGTCCGTCTGGTCGATCGCCGACGACGCCTCGGTGCTCGATGTCGAGCTCGACACCGGCGAGCGCTGCAACGGCTACTACTCGCCGAACCCGGAAATCGCGTACACGCCCGACGCCGGCGCCTTGGTGCTGACCCTTCCGAGCACGGGCGAGTTGGTGCACGTCGACCTGCGTGAGGAGCGAGTGACCTCGGTGCTCGCCCACGAGCCCGCAGAAGGCGACCACAACATGCTGCCCGTCGAGGGCATCCTCGACCTGGCCGTGCACCCAACCGGAGAGTTCGCCGCAACGAGCGGCGTCGACGGCAAGGTGCGCTTCTGGACCCTGCCGGGCCTCGAGCCGGTCGGCGAGCCGCTGACTGCAGGCGTCGCCGCGGTCAACCTGAACACGTACGCCCCGCCGCATCGCGTCTCGCCGCTCGAGTGGACGCCCGACGGGCGGCTCCTTGCGATGATGTCGCCCTCGGGCGACATGGTGCTGCGCGAGCGCACCGGCGAGACGGTGAGCACGCTCGTCTCGCCGGAGTTCGAAGGCTGGATTCCCGAAGGGACGACCGACGGTATTGTCAACCCGCCGATGGCCATCGCCTTCGACGAGAACGGCCGGATCGGCGTGGGTAGCTACTTGTCGGCAGGTATCTGGACGTGCGGCGAGGAGGTGATCGACCACCGTGAAGGCGGGCTCGACGCCCAGATCGAGCTCGAAGGCCCCGAGGAGCTTCGCGCCGGCCGGCGCGGCGTGTTCCACGCACGTGTCGAGGGCGCCGACGCCCCGATGGTCATGCGTCTCGTCGTCGACGGCGAGCAGCAATTGTGGCCGCAGCGCGGCGGAAGCTTCAACTGGCACGCCTACGAGCCGGGGACTTACCACGTGGTGCTCGAGGTCGACGACGGCACCGCCTCGGCGACTCGTGAGATGACCGTCGAAGTGACGCCCGATACGACCCTGGAACGCTAA
- a CDS encoding LysR family transcriptional regulator: MKGLGHLPSIDNLRCFLAAAEHLNFRRAAEQMALTPTAFGQRIQKLEELLDQRLFERTTRHVELTAAGRRLLGQARQTVQQARRCAEVVHREEEAPARFTVGTRFELGLSWIVPALQELREVHPNWHVDLYFGSGSDILDELRAGKVDCVVTSAPVAERKWHAEFLHPEEYVFVAAPDLLDKTPFDEPDHAREHVLLDIDRTLPLTRYLTSVTGELKFDQVWMCGAGGAMHRLVLDAAGVAVLPLYMVEDDLQEGRLVRLLPEVELLSDSFRLLYRDSSSLQGVLWRFAEFMRGRPLE; this comes from the coding sequence ATGAAAGGACTCGGACACCTCCCCTCCATCGACAACCTGCGCTGCTTTCTGGCGGCCGCCGAACACCTCAACTTTCGGCGCGCCGCCGAGCAGATGGCGCTCACGCCGACCGCCTTCGGCCAGCGCATCCAGAAGCTCGAGGAGCTCTTAGACCAGCGCCTCTTCGAGCGCACCACCCGCCACGTCGAACTCACCGCCGCCGGCCGGCGGCTTTTGGGGCAGGCTCGCCAGACGGTCCAGCAGGCCAGGCGCTGCGCCGAGGTCGTCCACCGGGAGGAGGAAGCGCCCGCGCGCTTTACCGTGGGCACGCGCTTCGAGCTTGGCTTGTCGTGGATTGTGCCCGCGCTGCAAGAGCTTCGTGAGGTCCACCCCAATTGGCATGTCGATCTGTACTTCGGCTCCGGCTCGGACATCCTCGACGAGTTGCGCGCCGGCAAGGTCGACTGCGTGGTCACCAGCGCCCCGGTCGCCGAGCGCAAATGGCACGCCGAGTTTCTGCACCCCGAGGAGTACGTCTTCGTGGCCGCGCCCGACCTGCTCGACAAGACCCCGTTCGACGAGCCCGACCACGCCCGGGAGCACGTGCTCCTCGACATCGACCGCACCCTCCCGCTGACGCGGTACCTGACCTCGGTCACCGGCGAGTTGAAATTTGATCAGGTCTGGATGTGCGGCGCCGGCGGCGCGATGCACCGACTGGTGCTCGACGCCGCCGGCGTGGCGGTCTTGCCGCTCTACATGGTCGAGGACGACCTGCAGGAGGGCAGGTTGGTGCGGCTTCTGCCCGAGGTGGAGCTGCTGAGCGACTCGTTTCGGCTGCTGTACCGGGATTCGAGCTCCCTGCAGGGCGTGTTGTGGCGGTTCGCCGAGTTTATGCGGGGGCGGCCGTTGGAGTAG
- a CDS encoding thiamine pyrophosphate-binding protein has protein sequence MADRDGGYIIAEQLRERGVEYLFTLCGGHISPILVGSKNLGIDVVDVRDEASAVFAADAVARMTGNVGVAAVTAGPGVTNTVTAVKNAQMAQSPVLVLGGATATILRGRGSLQDIDQMSLMKPIVKWCTRVTTVKALGPTIKKALDVATSGVPGPVFVEVPIDLLYPEEIVRGWYLEEAGLDDPKTLLAKGAQLGMKAYLARQFHQPHISVDLSPPSVDLPFGKSLDAKLDKAADALARAEKPVLVVGNQTLVNMNQRQAREVAEAIEMLGIPVWLGGMARGLLGRDSDIQFFHKRTASLKKCDYAIVAGFPFDFRLGYGRKISSKATLVSANLSEEDLTKNRKPDIPLQMHPGEFLIRLAERMGGGKRSWDLWFGEIREREEKRNADIDARATEGEELVHPIYFFKRLEELMGDNAVIAVDGGDFVATGAYVLRPRQPLNWLDPGVFGTLGVGGGFALGGALCRPDSEIWLIWGDGSSAYSLAEFDTYIRHGLAPIAVVGTDASWAQIARDQTVILEDDVGTCLRHTEYHKVAEGYGGKGILVTDEAEVDDAIKEAQKLASEGVPVLINLHLAPSDFRKGSISV, from the coding sequence ATGGCCGATCGCGACGGTGGATATATCATTGCCGAGCAGCTGCGTGAGCGCGGCGTCGAGTACCTCTTCACCCTGTGTGGCGGGCATATCTCGCCGATTCTTGTGGGCTCGAAGAACCTGGGCATCGACGTGGTCGATGTGCGTGACGAGGCGAGTGCGGTGTTCGCCGCCGATGCCGTCGCGCGGATGACCGGCAACGTGGGCGTGGCCGCGGTGACCGCCGGCCCGGGGGTGACCAACACAGTCACCGCCGTCAAAAACGCGCAGATGGCCCAGTCGCCGGTGCTCGTGCTCGGCGGGGCGACCGCTACGATCCTGCGTGGGCGAGGCTCGCTGCAGGACATCGACCAGATGTCGCTCATGAAGCCCATCGTCAAGTGGTGCACCCGCGTGACCACCGTCAAGGCGCTCGGCCCGACCATCAAGAAAGCCCTCGACGTCGCCACCAGTGGCGTGCCCGGCCCGGTCTTTGTGGAGGTTCCCATCGACCTGCTCTATCCCGAGGAGATCGTGCGCGGTTGGTACCTCGAGGAGGCTGGCCTCGACGACCCCAAGACGCTCCTGGCCAAGGGCGCCCAGCTGGGCATGAAGGCCTACCTGGCGCGCCAATTCCACCAGCCGCATATCTCGGTGGACCTGTCGCCCCCGTCGGTCGACCTCCCCTTCGGCAAGAGCCTCGACGCCAAGCTCGACAAGGCCGCCGATGCGCTGGCCCGCGCCGAAAAGCCGGTGCTCGTCGTCGGCAACCAGACGTTGGTCAACATGAACCAGCGGCAGGCTCGTGAGGTCGCCGAGGCCATCGAGATGCTGGGCATCCCGGTGTGGCTGGGCGGCATGGCGCGCGGCCTCTTGGGGCGCGACAGCGACATCCAGTTCTTCCACAAGCGCACCGCGTCGCTCAAAAAGTGTGACTACGCCATTGTGGCCGGCTTCCCGTTCGACTTCCGGCTGGGCTACGGCCGCAAGATCAGCTCGAAGGCCACGCTGGTGTCCGCCAACCTGAGCGAAGAGGACCTGACCAAGAACCGCAAGCCCGACATCCCCTTGCAGATGCACCCCGGCGAGTTCCTCATCCGGCTCGCCGAGCGCATGGGCGGCGGCAAACGCAGCTGGGATTTGTGGTTCGGCGAGATTCGCGAGCGCGAGGAGAAGCGCAACGCCGACATCGACGCCCGCGCTACCGAGGGCGAGGAGCTCGTGCACCCGATCTACTTCTTCAAGCGCCTCGAAGAGCTGATGGGCGACAACGCGGTGATCGCGGTCGACGGCGGCGATTTCGTCGCCACCGGCGCCTACGTGCTGCGTCCCCGACAGCCGCTCAACTGGCTCGACCCGGGCGTCTTCGGCACGCTCGGCGTGGGCGGCGGCTTCGCCCTGGGCGGCGCGCTGTGCCGGCCCGACTCCGAGATCTGGCTCATCTGGGGCGACGGCTCGAGCGCCTACAGCCTGGCCGAGTTCGACACCTATATCCGCCACGGCCTCGCCCCCATCGCAGTCGTGGGCACCGACGCCTCCTGGGCGCAGATCGCGCGCGACCAGACGGTCATCCTCGAAGACGACGTGGGCACCTGCCTTCGCCACACCGAGTACCACAAGGTCGCCGAGGGCTACGGCGGCAAGGGCATCCTGGTGACCGACGAGGCCGAGGTCGACGACGCCATCAAAGAGGCTCAGAAGCTCGCCTCGGAGGGCGTCCCGGTGCTCATCAACCTGCACCTGGCGCCGAGTGATTTCCGGAAGGGGTCGATTTCGGTTTGA
- a CDS encoding alpha/beta fold hydrolase — translation MTPAKPSLEPRRIVRRGAEQFALVDEGPTDSPSPRSAIAVHGLPGSVRDFRWFAPCVADRMRLVRLDMPGFGQTSATMAAPTAAAAATHIARVADALGVERTVLVAHSYGALVAVTAAARYPDLVDGLVLIAPVGLRPHRGLRQMPVPGLIAAGLRTPLVRQPLMAGLEKAYAAAGFRHTTPDEIERTLAAINRWDFNAYRRRVRRLQVPVMCAWADDDPLVEPTIVDELLAELPDGVPQGPRLHFDTGGHNLQKTRAVEISEAMMTWLEP, via the coding sequence ATGACACCCGCAAAACCATCGCTCGAGCCCCGGCGCATCGTGCGCCGCGGCGCCGAGCAATTCGCCCTCGTCGACGAGGGCCCGACCGACTCGCCGTCCCCCCGAAGCGCCATCGCCGTGCACGGCCTGCCCGGCTCGGTGCGCGACTTTCGTTGGTTCGCCCCGTGCGTGGCCGACCGCATGCGCCTGGTGCGCCTCGACATGCCCGGCTTCGGCCAGACCTCGGCCACGATGGCCGCGCCCACAGCGGCCGCCGCGGCGACCCACATCGCCCGGGTCGCCGACGCGCTCGGCGTCGAGCGCACGGTCCTGGTCGCCCACTCCTACGGGGCGCTGGTGGCGGTCACCGCCGCCGCGCGCTACCCCGACCTCGTCGACGGGCTCGTGCTCATCGCCCCGGTCGGCCTGCGCCCTCACCGCGGCCTGCGCCAAATGCCCGTGCCCGGCCTCATCGCCGCCGGCCTGCGCACCCCGCTGGTGCGCCAGCCCTTGATGGCCGGCCTCGAAAAGGCCTACGCCGCGGCCGGCTTCCGCCACACCACCCCCGACGAAATCGAGCGCACCCTCGCCGCGATCAACCGCTGGGACTTCAACGCCTACCGCCGCCGCGTACGCCGACTGCAGGTGCCGGTCATGTGCGCCTGGGCCGACGACGACCCCCTCGTCGAACCCACCATCGTCGACGAACTCCTCGCCGAACTCCCCGACGGCGTCCCCCAGGGACCGCGCTTGCACTTCGACACAGGCGGCCACAACCTGCAAAAAACCCGCGCCGTCGAGATCAGCGAGGCGATGATGACCTGGCTGGAGCCGTGA
- a CDS encoding amidohydrolase family protein, whose product MPTNTKGKQGKQDALRIDAWIQHPSANFAAHPMFESLRRWMGMEEVPDEIPLDVTVAALEAADIDRALVSAWWGPEGAIISNDEVAQMVDARPDLLVGVGSVDLSQPMKAVEQVRRCVEELGFKAIRALPWLWDLPPDDRRYYPVYVACVEMGVPFCLQVGHTGPLRSSEWGRPIPYLDHVALDFPELTIVGGHIGYPWTDEMIALARKYPNVYIDTSAYKPSRFPPQFVDYLRKDGRKKVLFGSNFPMIMPGDCLSGLGELGLDDEARERFLWRNAVEVFDLDVSDS is encoded by the coding sequence ATGCCGACGAACACAAAAGGAAAACAAGGCAAACAAGACGCACTTCGCATCGACGCCTGGATCCAGCACCCCTCGGCGAATTTCGCCGCCCACCCGATGTTCGAGTCACTTCGGCGCTGGATGGGCATGGAAGAGGTGCCCGACGAGATCCCGCTCGACGTCACCGTCGCCGCGCTCGAGGCGGCCGACATCGACCGCGCGCTCGTCAGCGCCTGGTGGGGACCCGAAGGCGCGATCATCTCGAACGACGAGGTCGCCCAGATGGTCGACGCCCGGCCCGACCTGCTCGTGGGCGTCGGCTCGGTCGACCTGTCACAGCCGATGAAGGCCGTCGAGCAGGTGCGCCGCTGCGTCGAGGAACTCGGCTTCAAGGCCATCCGCGCGCTGCCCTGGCTGTGGGATCTGCCGCCCGACGACCGGCGCTACTACCCGGTCTACGTCGCCTGCGTCGAGATGGGCGTGCCCTTTTGCCTGCAGGTCGGCCACACCGGCCCACTGCGCTCCTCCGAGTGGGGCCGGCCCATCCCGTACCTCGACCACGTCGCCCTCGACTTCCCCGAGCTGACCATCGTCGGCGGCCACATCGGCTACCCGTGGACCGACGAGATGATCGCCCTGGCCCGCAAGTACCCGAACGTCTACATCGACACCTCGGCCTACAAGCCGTCCCGCTTCCCGCCGCAATTCGTCGACTACCTGCGCAAGGACGGCCGCAAAAAGGTCCTCTTCGGCAGCAACTTCCCGATGATCATGCCCGGCGACTGCCTGAGCGGGCTGGGCGAGCTCGGCCTTGACGACGAGGCGCGCGAGCGCTTCTTATGGCGCAACGCCGTCGAGGTGTTCGACCTCGACGTCTCCGATTCCTAG
- a CDS encoding phospholipase D-like domain-containing protein, protein MKLFVRSLLAVLVAASVACGGDGRPVEDSPDGKDAQALPHGKADSLYSACEFDHIVLWLNDPATDVAALKVSGVHTRAANNLIEHRNGPDGQLLTSDDDFFGDIEEVDDVYFVGPVALAQLAGGVSSYCEKGDYGVQAETIFSPQPYHTSHLARVQELIESAERSLDIAMYSFRDQGILQAIEDAVDRGVSVRMIFQGTYDDRSEPAGSMSAKLEDAGVTVRWVNKIMHHKFVLVDGPRNTLLEAPGATLASGSGNWSYSAGTRYDENTVVVRGDAELALRFQKEFNHLWAHSRPFDWNDELVYFESMPIEAGMIPDHDGLDAKFTSANFRTYYSSRYGNTFSVERGRDEVSDRIVELIEEADESIWIASGHLRSRPISEALLQKWQDHPDMDIRIYLDGQEYISEWYHGEQERELVDCLDEAGDSEAQRQDCLDKGFYFSFEMQRAGIPTRFKYYSYRWHYTYAVQMHHKYLIFDGDTVASGSYNLSDNAEHNTMENLVVYRASHYPQLVGAFVDNFTDIWETGRAEGVLGQLTDLIENATTQIPIVFEPMALTWQEVTDLKALIRDTCPAINSEDYRRYPEDHEVCYLD, encoded by the coding sequence ATGAAGTTGTTTGTACGTAGTCTGCTCGCCGTCCTCGTCGCCGCCTCCGTTGCCTGTGGTGGTGACGGCCGCCCCGTCGAAGACTCCCCCGACGGCAAGGACGCCCAGGCGCTTCCGCATGGTAAGGCCGACAGCCTCTACAGTGCGTGTGAGTTCGACCACATCGTCTTGTGGCTCAACGACCCGGCGACCGACGTCGCGGCGCTCAAGGTCTCTGGCGTGCACACCCGCGCGGCCAACAACCTCATCGAGCACCGAAACGGGCCCGACGGCCAGTTGCTGACGAGCGACGACGACTTCTTCGGCGATATCGAGGAGGTCGACGACGTCTATTTCGTCGGGCCGGTCGCCCTGGCGCAGCTGGCCGGCGGGGTGTCGAGCTATTGCGAGAAGGGCGACTATGGCGTGCAAGCCGAGACGATCTTCTCGCCGCAGCCCTACCACACAAGTCACCTCGCGCGGGTCCAGGAGCTCATCGAGTCGGCGGAGCGCTCGCTCGACATCGCGATGTATAGCTTTCGGGACCAGGGGATCCTGCAGGCCATCGAGGACGCGGTCGACCGCGGGGTGAGCGTGCGGATGATCTTCCAGGGCACCTACGACGACCGCAGCGAGCCGGCCGGGTCGATGTCGGCCAAGCTCGAGGACGCGGGCGTGACCGTGCGGTGGGTCAACAAGATCATGCACCACAAATTCGTGCTCGTCGACGGGCCGCGCAACACGCTGCTCGAGGCGCCCGGCGCCACGCTGGCCAGCGGCAGCGGCAACTGGTCGTACTCGGCGGGGACGCGCTACGACGAGAACACCGTGGTCGTCCGCGGGGACGCGGAGCTGGCCTTGCGCTTCCAGAAGGAGTTCAACCACCTGTGGGCGCACTCGCGGCCGTTCGACTGGAACGACGAGCTCGTCTACTTCGAGTCGATGCCTATCGAGGCGGGGATGATCCCGGACCACGACGGGCTGGACGCCAAGTTCACCTCGGCCAATTTCCGCACCTACTACTCGAGCCGCTACGGCAACACGTTCTCGGTCGAGCGCGGCCGCGACGAGGTCTCCGACCGCATCGTCGAACTCATCGAGGAGGCGGACGAGTCCATCTGGATCGCCTCGGGTCACCTGCGCTCGCGGCCCATCTCGGAGGCGCTGCTGCAGAAGTGGCAAGACCACCCCGACATGGACATCCGCATCTACCTCGACGGCCAGGAGTATATCAGCGAGTGGTACCACGGTGAGCAGGAGCGCGAGCTCGTCGACTGCCTCGACGAGGCCGGTGACAGCGAGGCGCAGCGCCAGGATTGCCTCGACAAGGGCTTTTATTTCAGCTTCGAGATGCAGCGCGCCGGCATCCCCACGCGCTTCAAGTACTACTCGTACCGCTGGCACTACACCTACGCGGTGCAGATGCACCACAAGTACCTGATCTTCGACGGCGACACGGTCGCCTCCGGCTCGTACAACCTGTCGGACAACGCCGAGCACAACACCATGGAGAATCTGGTGGTGTACCGGGCGAGTCACTACCCGCAGCTTGTCGGCGCCTTCGTCGACAACTTCACCGACATCTGGGAGACCGGCCGCGCCGAGGGCGTCTTGGGCCAGCTCACCGACCTCATCGAGAACGCCACCACCCAGATCCCCATCGTCTTCGAGCCTATGGCGCTCACCTGGCAAGAGGTCACCGACCTCAAAGCGCTCATCCGCGACACCTGCCCGGCCATCAACAGCGAAGACTACCGTCGCTACCCCGAGGACCACGAAGTCTGTTATCTGGACTGA
- a CDS encoding helix-turn-helix domain-containing protein, whose protein sequence is MADFWREVAQVPQLSFDDALTTVVDGLMALMRASHVMLVIQLRVEPGLRRLDGFHPVLSRDFGPDAEARMMITGEWAAHEPRLHEDPVLRRVVEGAGTFRVVRHRADIDAEAWSTAPVRRLLEQLELEDRVNVVVPVDPDVEVSFCIDRPSGEPIFDDADGEVLSQVSRGLVPLATNFVRFHGLMPGQQRLDDDERNLLARLSSPASEADIAASLGVEVAAVEQRAEQVYEKLGVGSRLELMHFWKAADVERSLPLQQPAEREDVSAPKAPHESGPLIPRVRDAIDGALEDGDLSREAVARRLGSSVRALQRGLGEADLTFSGLVEERRQHLAMVLLALPWLTFNEIAERLGYAQVSSFNRAVARWTGSTPSEVREALIDEHRTRRRLIEENS, encoded by the coding sequence GTGGCGGATTTCTGGAGGGAGGTCGCCCAAGTCCCTCAACTGTCGTTCGACGATGCGCTCACGACGGTGGTCGACGGCCTGATGGCGTTGATGCGCGCCTCGCACGTCATGCTCGTGATCCAACTGCGGGTCGAGCCCGGCTTGCGTCGGTTGGACGGATTTCATCCGGTGTTGTCGCGTGATTTCGGGCCCGACGCCGAGGCGCGGATGATGATTACGGGCGAATGGGCCGCGCACGAGCCGCGCCTGCACGAGGACCCGGTCCTGCGCCGTGTCGTCGAAGGGGCGGGCACCTTTCGGGTGGTGCGCCATCGGGCCGACATCGATGCCGAGGCGTGGAGCACGGCTCCGGTGCGCCGCCTCCTCGAGCAACTCGAGCTCGAAGACCGGGTCAATGTGGTGGTGCCGGTCGACCCGGACGTCGAAGTCTCGTTTTGCATCGACCGACCTTCCGGCGAGCCCATCTTCGACGACGCGGACGGCGAGGTGCTCTCGCAGGTGAGTCGTGGGTTGGTGCCGCTCGCGACCAACTTCGTGCGCTTCCACGGGCTCATGCCCGGCCAGCAACGCCTGGACGATGACGAGCGCAACCTGTTGGCGCGGCTGTCGAGCCCTGCCTCCGAGGCCGATATCGCCGCGTCGCTGGGCGTCGAGGTCGCCGCTGTCGAGCAGCGCGCCGAGCAAGTCTACGAGAAGTTGGGCGTCGGCTCGCGACTCGAGTTGATGCACTTTTGGAAGGCCGCTGACGTCGAGCGCAGCCTGCCGTTGCAGCAGCCTGCCGAACGCGAGGACGTGAGTGCCCCGAAGGCACCACACGAGTCTGGACCGCTGATCCCGCGGGTTCGAGACGCGATTGATGGCGCGCTCGAAGATGGAGATCTCAGCAGGGAGGCGGTCGCCCGCCGGTTGGGGAGCAGTGTGCGTGCCCTGCAGCGTGGACTCGGCGAAGCGGATTTGACGTTCTCGGGACTCGTCGAGGAGAGGCGACAACACCTCGCCATGGTGTTGTTGGCGCTGCCTTGGCTCACGTTCAACGAGATCGCCGAGAGGCTCGGTTACGCCCAGGTGTCGAGCTTCAACCGCGCGGTCGCACGGTGGACCGGGAGTACCCCCTCCGAGGTGCGTGAGGCGTTGATCGACGAGCACCGGACGCGGCGACGGCTCATCGAAGAGAACTCCTGA